One Fusobacterium ulcerans DNA segment encodes these proteins:
- a CDS encoding DUF3798 domain-containing protein: protein MKKYFVGLFMFLFSVFSFAADYHIGVVSGTVSQSEDSLRGAEELVKMYGASDKGGMVTHVTYPDNFMQEMETTISQMVGLADDPQMKVIIVAEAVPGTVEAFRRIREKRPDILLIANAPHEDPEIISDAADLVTNPDNVARGYLIVKAAKEMGATKFMHISFPRHLSYELLSRRRNIMAETAKDLGMEFIDMSAPDPVSDVGVAGAQQYILEQVPNWLEKYGKDTAFFATNDAHTEPLLKRVAEVGGYFVEADLPSPTMGYPGALGIKFSEDEKGNWPKILKKVEDTVVAKGGAGRMGTWAYSYNFISVIALGEHARAVVEKGVDATDFDSIMDSLKKFTPGAGWNGSNYTDVNGVEKENFYLLYQDTYVLGKGYMNMTNETVPEKYFKIK from the coding sequence ATGAAAAAATATTTTGTTGGACTTTTTATGTTTTTATTTTCAGTGTTCAGCTTTGCTGCTGATTACCATATTGGAGTGGTAAGTGGAACAGTATCTCAATCGGAAGACAGTCTTCGTGGAGCTGAGGAACTAGTAAAAATGTATGGAGCAAGTGATAAAGGTGGAATGGTAACTCATGTTACTTATCCAGATAACTTCATGCAGGAAATGGAAACTACTATTTCTCAAATGGTAGGATTAGCAGATGATCCTCAAATGAAAGTTATAATAGTAGCAGAAGCTGTTCCAGGAACTGTTGAAGCTTTTAGAAGAATAAGAGAAAAAAGACCTGATATATTATTAATAGCTAATGCTCCACATGAAGATCCAGAGATCATCAGTGATGCAGCTGATTTGGTAACTAATCCAGATAATGTGGCAAGAGGATATCTAATAGTAAAAGCTGCTAAAGAAATGGGAGCTACTAAATTTATGCATATATCTTTCCCAAGACATTTAAGCTATGAGTTATTATCAAGAAGAAGAAATATAATGGCTGAAACTGCTAAAGATCTTGGAATGGAGTTTATTGATATGTCTGCTCCAGACCCAGTAAGTGATGTTGGAGTAGCAGGAGCTCAACAATATATATTAGAACAAGTACCTAACTGGTTAGAAAAATATGGTAAAGACACAGCATTCTTTGCAACAAATGATGCTCATACAGAGCCATTATTAAAAAGAGTAGCTGAGGTTGGAGGATACTTTGTAGAAGCAGACTTGCCATCTCCTACAATGGGATACCCTGGAGCTTTAGGAATAAAATTCTCTGAAGATGAAAAAGGGAACTGGCCAAAAATATTAAAGAAAGTTGAAGATACAGTAGTAGCAAAAGGTGGAGCTGGAAGAATGGGAACATGGGCTTATTCATATAACTTTATTTCAGTAATTGCTTTAGGAGAACATGCAAGAGCAGTTGTGGAAAAAGGTGTAGATGCTACTGACTTCGATTCTATCATGGATTCATTGAAGAAATTTACTCCAGGTGCTGGATGGAACGGAAGTAACTATACAGATGTTAATGGAGTAGAGAAAGAGAACTTCTACTTATTATATCAAGATACATATGTTTTAGGGAAAGGTTACATGAATATGACTAATGAAACTGTTCCTGAAAAATATTTCAAAATAAAATAA
- a CDS encoding sugar ABC transporter ATP-binding protein: protein MDKVLLKIEGLSKSFGENVVLKDINLEVKPGEIVGLVGENGAGKSTLMKAIFGMPVISETGGYGGKIIFDGEETNFKSPFDALAVGIGMVHQEFSLIPGFKANENIVLNRESTANSFLENLFGERIRRIDSKNIEERAGNAISQLGIEIDPNTVINEMPVAHKQFTEIAREIEREKTKLLVLDEPTAVLTEEEAKVLLETMRRLSEKGISIIFITHRLEEIMNVCDTVVVLRDGLLINAVNTKDTNVNQITEWMIGRKMGESEEKVETLDETKETILSVKNFWVDMPGEMVKGLNLDIKKGEILGLGGMAGQGKIGIANGVMGLYDASGKIVFKGQEIKLNNPNNPLEKGIFFVSEDRKGVGLLLESSIEENIAYPAMQIQRKFFKKRFGGLFNLADEEAMRENAQDYIKKLEIRCMSEKQKVQELSGGNQQKVCLAKAFTMDPEVLFVSEPTRGIDVGAKKLVLDTLKEYNSTKGTTIIITSSEIEELRSICDRIAIINEGKVAGILPPTADILEFGKMMVGVSKEGNNE from the coding sequence GTGGATAAAGTATTATTGAAAATAGAGGGGCTTTCAAAGTCTTTTGGAGAAAATGTAGTATTAAAAGATATAAATTTGGAGGTTAAACCTGGTGAAATAGTAGGACTGGTAGGAGAAAATGGTGCTGGAAAATCTACTTTGATGAAGGCTATTTTTGGTATGCCGGTTATTTCTGAAACAGGAGGATATGGAGGAAAAATAATCTTCGATGGTGAAGAAACAAATTTTAAATCTCCATTTGATGCTCTTGCTGTAGGGATAGGAATGGTTCATCAGGAATTTTCTTTAATACCTGGGTTCAAAGCAAATGAGAATATAGTTTTAAATAGAGAATCTACTGCTAATAGTTTTTTAGAAAATCTTTTTGGTGAAAGAATAAGAAGAATAGACTCGAAAAATATAGAGGAAAGAGCAGGTAATGCTATTTCTCAACTAGGTATTGAGATAGATCCTAATACTGTTATTAATGAAATGCCTGTAGCACATAAACAATTTACAGAGATAGCTCGTGAAATAGAGAGAGAAAAAACAAAACTTCTGGTATTGGATGAACCTACTGCTGTTTTAACAGAGGAAGAAGCAAAGGTACTGCTTGAAACTATGAGAAGATTATCTGAAAAAGGAATATCTATAATCTTTATTACGCATAGGCTGGAAGAAATAATGAATGTATGTGATACAGTAGTAGTTTTGAGAGATGGACTTTTAATCAATGCTGTAAATACAAAAGATACAAATGTAAACCAGATAACAGAATGGATGATAGGAAGAAAAATGGGAGAGTCTGAAGAGAAGGTTGAAACTTTGGATGAAACTAAAGAAACTATTCTTTCTGTAAAAAACTTCTGGGTAGATATGCCAGGAGAAATGGTAAAAGGTCTAAACCTTGATATTAAAAAAGGTGAGATATTAGGACTGGGAGGTATGGCTGGTCAGGGTAAAATAGGGATTGCCAATGGAGTAATGGGACTGTATGATGCAAGTGGAAAAATAGTATTTAAAGGTCAGGAGATAAAGTTAAATAATCCAAATAATCCATTGGAAAAAGGAATATTTTTTGTTTCAGAAGACAGAAAAGGAGTAGGACTCCTTCTTGAAAGTTCTATTGAAGAAAATATAGCCTATCCAGCTATGCAGATACAAAGAAAATTCTTTAAGAAAAGATTTGGAGGTTTATTCAATCTTGCAGATGAAGAAGCAATGAGGGAAAACGCTCAGGACTATATAAAGAAACTGGAAATAAGATGTATGAGTGAAAAACAGAAAGTTCAGGAGTTAAGTGGAGGAAATCAGCAGAAAGTATGTCTGGCAAAAGCGTTCACTATGGACCCTGAAGTTTTATTCGTATCAGAACCTACAAGAGGAATAGATGTAGGGGCTAAGAAATTAGTTTTAGATACTTTGAAGGAGTATAACTCAACTAAAGGGACAACTATAATAATAACATCTTCTGAAATAGAGGAACTAAGAAGTATATGTGACAGAATTGCAATAATAAATGAAGGAAAAGTTGCTGGAATACTACCACCTACAGCAGATATATTAGAGTTTGGAAAAATGATGGTAGGAGTGTCAAAGGAGGGAAACAATGAATAA